In Blattabacterium cuenoti, the following proteins share a genomic window:
- a CDS encoding YggS family pyridoxal phosphate-dependent enzyme, protein MNNNVESIYFSLKKSIPKNIEILVVSKNQNVLSIEKLYQIGHRNFGENYIQEMIKKYKILPKDIRWHMIGKIQSNKLKYLTPFVHLIHSVQKIEHLRIINKLACKQGKIINCLLQIKICNEKSKSGITSKEANKILESESYKCMKNVNIIGLMGMASFVDLSKVHDEFYYLQKLYNIYKKKYGHYVLSMGMSRDYSIAIKYGSTLIRIGTSIFGKRSNR, encoded by the coding sequence ATGAATAATAATGTAGAAAGTATATATTTTTCGTTAAAAAAATCAATTCCAAAAAATATTGAAATTTTAGTTGTATCTAAAAATCAAAATGTTCTTTCTATAGAAAAATTATATCAAATAGGTCATAGAAATTTTGGAGAAAATTATATTCAAGAAATGATAAAGAAATATAAAATTTTACCAAAAGATATTCGATGGCATATGATTGGGAAAATTCAAAGTAATAAGTTAAAATATTTAACACCTTTTGTTCATTTAATACATAGTGTTCAAAAAATTGAACATCTAAGAATAATTAATAAATTAGCCTGTAAACAAGGAAAAATTATTAACTGTCTTTTGCAAATAAAAATTTGCAATGAAAAAAGTAAGTCAGGGATCACAAGTAAAGAAGCTAATAAAATATTAGAAAGTGAAAGTTATAAGTGTATGAAAAATGTCAATATAATAGGACTCATGGGAATGGCTTCTTTTGTAGATTTATCAAAAGTACACGATGAGTTTTATTATTTACAAAAGTTATATAATATATATAAAAAGAAATATGGACATTATGTTCTTTCCATGGGAATGAGTAGAGATTATTCTATAGCTATAAAATATGGTAGTACATTGATCCGAATTGGAACATCTATTTTTGGTAAAAGAAGTAATAGATAA